From one Triticum urartu cultivar G1812 chromosome 3, Tu2.1, whole genome shotgun sequence genomic stretch:
- the LOC125545733 gene encoding protein XRI1-like isoform X1, translating to MMDFDGGIGDQSEMWDWQSQEFDLQKDLLPGLQHAFVSFLLSENCIRLTDENSSSDFAVPSTSLWAEANHNEVDSWSLFDEQTPIKECTDIDLPFCDIGDIIIKEFDEGKETLQAKRRRMLQFCPDNSEIDCSLTDGLLENLQVDLDFSSDEHLLECVGTEELPEQWLVDCSQDSENRSPLEEVKSPSAAAEVNTSVLQNSLVELEEQPIMKVEKKPPQAKPTPLKAGRNVIRAKKLKVASVAYPFELIKPCGFHGATTLRDINQKILAPPSYRIKHKIDEASAPYQEASAISGKPVVHKTKIHTEGGKGSITITRTRG from the exons ATGATGGACTTCGACGGCGGCATTGGCGATCAGAG TGAGATGTGGGACTGGCAGAGTCAAGAGTTTGATTTGCAGAAGGATCTGCTACCAGGTTTGCAGCATGCTTTCGTATCATTCCTTCTGTCCGAAAACTGCATCCGGTTAACTGATGAGAATTCTTCTTCTGATTTCGCAGTTCCATCTACCTCCCTGTGGGCTGAAGCAAACCACAATGAGGTTGATTCTTGGAGCCTGTTCGATGAGCAAACCCCAATTAAAGAATGTACAGACATAGATTTGCCCTTCTGTGATATAGGAG ATATTATTATCAAGGAATTTGATGAAGGAAAGGAAACCTTACAAGCTAAACGAAGGCGTATGCTGCAGTTCTGTCCAGACAATTCTGAG ATCGACTGTTCTCTGACAGATGGGCTCTTGGAAAATCTGCAAGTGGATTTGGATTTCTCTA GTGACGAGCATTTGTTAGAGTGTGTTGGGACAGAGGAACTACCTGAACAATGGCTGGTTGATTGCTCACAAGATAGTGAGAATCGTTCGCCCCTGGAAGAAGT GAAAAGTCCTAGTGCTGCTGCGGAAGTAAATACCTCTG TTCTTCAGAATTCGTTGGTCGAGCTCGAGGAGCAGCCTATCATGAAAGTTGAGAAGAAACCTCCGCAAGCTAAACCTACACCTCTGAAAG CTGGAAGAAACGTCATCAGAGCAAAGAAGCTGAAAGTGGCATCGGTGGCCTACCCATTCGAGCTCATCAAGCCGTGCGGCTTCCACGGCGCCACCACCCTGAGGGACATCAACCAGAAGATCCTCGCTCCTCCCTCGTACAGGATCAAGCACAAGATCGACGAGGCGTCCGCTCCGTACCAGGAGGCGTCGGCCATCTCCGGGAAGCCCGTGGTCCACAAGACGAAGATCCACACCGAGGGGGGCAAGGGCAGCATCACCATCACAAGAACGAGAGGCTGA
- the LOC125549004 gene encoding uncharacterized protein LOC125549004: MDRRPELRRAMTLKEQLSTPAEPAIRDFLRIPDDDDDDGAEDRPCTLMDAIDRDVRGEGGSGGAINWRPLRHRLWVRRAAGAWHATGSTAKPPRAVASRASPRSSYKYHPSPGEGSVAVAFTRAPSPRAVVDDDEENDVEEEDGHNDEPPPVAAASTSLMALLEQTDIHLEADEDGGVTQCGMVDVNDEDGHGDRHEEEEEEEAQVCCVCMVRHKGAAFIPCGHTFCRLCSRELRHVRGNCPLCNVFIQDILHIF, from the coding sequence ATGGACCGGCGGCCGGAGCTGCGGCGCGCCATGACGCTCAAGGAGCAGCTCTCCACGCCCGCCGAACCGGCCATCCGCGACTTCCTCAGGAtcccggacgacgacgacgacgacggcgcaGAAGACAGGCCGTGCACGCTCATGGACGCCATCGACCGGGACGTTCGAGGCGAGGGCGGCTCTGGCGGTGCGATCAACTGGAGGCCGCTGCGCCACCGGCTCTGGGTCCGCCGCGCCGCGGGCGCGTGGCACGCGACAGGGTCGACGGCCAAGCCTCCCCGCGCCGTGGCGAGCAGAGCCTCCCCGAGAAGCAGCTACAAGTACCACCCGTCCCCCGGCGAGGGATCGGTGGCCGTGGCCTTCACCCGCGCCCCGTCCCCGCGCGCCGTGGTCGACGACGACGAGGAGAACGACGTAGAAGAGGAGGACGGACACAACGACGAGCCTCCGCCGGTGGCGGCGGCGTCGACGTCACTGATGGCGCTGCTGGAGCAGACGGACATCCACTTGGAAGCTGACGAGGACGGCGGCGTGACCCAGTGCGGCATGGTCGATGTCAACGACGAGGACGGCCACGGTGATCGGcacgaagaggaagaagaggaggaggcgCAGGTGTGCTGCGTGTGCATGGTGCGGCACAAGGGCGCGGCCTTCATCCCGTGCGGCCACACCTTCTGCCGCCTCTGCTCCCGCGAGCTCCGGCACGTCCGCGGCAACTGCCCGCTCTGCAACGTCTTCATCCAGGACATCCTCCACATCTTCTGA
- the LOC125545733 gene encoding protein XRI1-like isoform X2, with translation MMDFDGGIGDQSEMWDWQSQEFDLQKDLLPVPSTSLWAEANHNEVDSWSLFDEQTPIKECTDIDLPFCDIGDIIIKEFDEGKETLQAKRRRMLQFCPDNSEIDCSLTDGLLENLQVDLDFSSDEHLLECVGTEELPEQWLVDCSQDSENRSPLEEVKSPSAAAEVNTSVLQNSLVELEEQPIMKVEKKPPQAKPTPLKAGRNVIRAKKLKVASVAYPFELIKPCGFHGATTLRDINQKILAPPSYRIKHKIDEASAPYQEASAISGKPVVHKTKIHTEGGKGSITITRTRG, from the exons ATGATGGACTTCGACGGCGGCATTGGCGATCAGAG TGAGATGTGGGACTGGCAGAGTCAAGAGTTTGATTTGCAGAAGGATCTGCTACCAG TTCCATCTACCTCCCTGTGGGCTGAAGCAAACCACAATGAGGTTGATTCTTGGAGCCTGTTCGATGAGCAAACCCCAATTAAAGAATGTACAGACATAGATTTGCCCTTCTGTGATATAGGAG ATATTATTATCAAGGAATTTGATGAAGGAAAGGAAACCTTACAAGCTAAACGAAGGCGTATGCTGCAGTTCTGTCCAGACAATTCTGAG ATCGACTGTTCTCTGACAGATGGGCTCTTGGAAAATCTGCAAGTGGATTTGGATTTCTCTA GTGACGAGCATTTGTTAGAGTGTGTTGGGACAGAGGAACTACCTGAACAATGGCTGGTTGATTGCTCACAAGATAGTGAGAATCGTTCGCCCCTGGAAGAAGT GAAAAGTCCTAGTGCTGCTGCGGAAGTAAATACCTCTG TTCTTCAGAATTCGTTGGTCGAGCTCGAGGAGCAGCCTATCATGAAAGTTGAGAAGAAACCTCCGCAAGCTAAACCTACACCTCTGAAAG CTGGAAGAAACGTCATCAGAGCAAAGAAGCTGAAAGTGGCATCGGTGGCCTACCCATTCGAGCTCATCAAGCCGTGCGGCTTCCACGGCGCCACCACCCTGAGGGACATCAACCAGAAGATCCTCGCTCCTCCCTCGTACAGGATCAAGCACAAGATCGACGAGGCGTCCGCTCCGTACCAGGAGGCGTCGGCCATCTCCGGGAAGCCCGTGGTCCACAAGACGAAGATCCACACCGAGGGGGGCAAGGGCAGCATCACCATCACAAGAACGAGAGGCTGA
- the LOC125545734 gene encoding small ubiquitin-related modifier 1-like, with protein MSTPGGEEDKKPASAGGEGGGAHINLKVKGQDGNEVFFRIKRSTQLKKLMNAYCDRQSVDMKAIAFLFDGRRLRAEQTPDELEMEDGDEIDAMLHQTGGRLPPRA; from the exons ATGTCGACGCCGGGCGGGGAGGAGGACAAGAAGCCGGCGAGCGcgggcggcgaaggcggcggcgccCACATCAACCTCAAGGTCAAGGGCCAG GATGGCAATGAGGTGTTCTTTCGCATCAAGAGATCTACCCAGCTGAAGAAGCTGATGAATGCCTACTGCGACCGCCAGTCTGTGGATATGAAAGCTATTGCATTCCTGTTTGACGGTCGCAGGCTCCGTGCCGAGCAGACCCCTGATGAG CTTGAGATGGAAGATGGCGACGAGATCGATGCCATGCTCCACCAGACCGGAGGCCGCCTCCCTCCCCGCGCCTAG